The genomic region AGCCCATGCGCTTGTGCCGGAGGGTGTGATCGCTGGCGTAGAGCTGGCTGATCTCCCAGCTTACGAACACGACGATCACCATCAGCACCGCTGCGTGTACGTAGGAAATATCCATAGCATTTCACTTGATAATTGTAACAATCTGGCGGTCTGAGTGAAGAAAAGCAAATACATGCCCCTCTCACCTATCCCGAGCTATTTAAGGACTCCCCGGAAATGGTTACCTTGTCCGCTTTGTTGTCACCCTCGTAAGCTACTGTCGGCTACCGACGCCGTCCCGACTGAGCGAAATACCCCGCATGGCCCTGCAGACCGTATCGAAAAAACTGGAATCCGCCCTCCCCTGGAAAGGCATGGGCGAGGAGCTGGAGAGCCAGGGATGCCTGCACCTGGACCATTTTGTGGGCTCCACCCCCTCCCTGCTGGCCCACCGCCTGCAAAAGCGCTACCGGCGCATCGTGGTAATCTGCCCGGACCATGAAACAGCCGAATTCTTCAAAGGCGACCTGGATGCCCTGGAAGCCGACAACGCCCTTCTCTTCCCACCCACTGGCCGGAATCCCTACGACGACCAGCAGATCACCGACAGCACCCGCACCGTGCAGCGTTCGGAGGTGCTGGAGGAGATCCAGAAACACGACACTTCGCTGACCGTCACCTCGGCGGAGGCGCTCTTCGACAAGATCATCTCCCCCGAGGCCTTCCAGCAGTCGTCGTTTACCATCCGCACCGGCGAGGAAGTCGCCATGGAGAAGCTGCTGGAGGAGCTGGCCGATCAGAACTACGAGTCGGTCAGGTTCGTGGACATGCCCGGGGAGTTCGCGCGGCGCGGCGGCATCCTGGACATCTTTCCCTACTCGGGCGAATATCCCATCCGCCTGGAGTTTTTCGGAGACGAGGTGGACTCCATCCGCGAGTTCGACCCCGATTCCCAGCGTTCGGTTTCCTATCTCAACACCGCACGCCTGGTGCCGGACGTCACGCGCCTGGCGCAGGGCGGCAAGCAGCATCTGCTGAGTTATTTCGACGAGCACACCCTCCTGCTTGCCCTCAACGAGTCGCTTACCCGCGCCGACCTGGAAAACCGTTTCGGGGAGGCCGCCGAACGCTACAGGGAGCTCGAGAAGGAGGGGCGCGAGGATCTGTTGCCGCCCAAAGAGCTCTTCCTGGATCCCCATACGTTCGGACAGGTGCTGGAAGCAAGCACGCGCATCTACCTGGGAGGATTTTCAGAGCGGCGCGACGACCTGTGGAGCTGGCGCCTGGAGGCGGGTCCTCAACCCGACTTCAACGGATCCATCAAGCTGCTGCGCGAGCGCATCGCCCGGCTCAGTGAGGAGGACACAGAAACCTGGATTCTTTGCGACAACGAGGGGCAGCGCGACCGTTTCGAGGAGCTGCTTGGCGAGCCCTCCGAGGAGCTTCGCTACCACCTGGCCATCGAAACCATCCACGAAGGATTCATCCTCCACGACCAGAAGTTGGCCGTCTTCACCGACCACCAGATTTTCAACCGCTACCACCGCCCGAGTACCCGAAGACGGCGGCGCGCCGACAAGGGCGGCATCTCCTTCAAGGAGCTGCGCGACCTGAACAAGGGAGACTTTGTGGTGCACGTCGACTACGGCATCGGCAAGTTCGCCGGTTTCCGCAAGATCACCGTCCGCGGCGTGGAGCAGGAGTCGGTCGTGCTGCGCTACGCCGAGGACTCCGTGCTCTACGTGAACGTGACCAGCCTCCACAAGATCCAGAAGTACTCCGGCAAGGAGGGCACCCAGCCGCGTATCACCAAGCTGGGCAGCGGAGCCTGGGCGCGAAAAAAAGCCCAGACGCGCTCCAAGGTAAAGGACATCGCCCGCGACCTCATCGAGCTCTACGCCAAGCGCAAGTCCAAGAAGGCCTTCGCCTATTCGGAGGACAACGCATGGCAGACCGAAATGGAGGCGCGTTTCGAATTTGAGGAAACGCCCGACCAGCGCGAGGCCATCGAAGCCGTAAAGGACGACATGAAAAGCGACACCCCCATGGACCGCCTGGTCTGCGGGGACGTGGGCTTCGGCAAGACCGAGGTGGCCGTACGCGCCGCCTTCAAGGCTGTGATGGACAACAAGCAGGTGGCCGTGCTGGTGCCCACCACCATCCTGGCCGACCAGCATTACAAAACCTTCGCCAAGCGCATGAAAGACTTTCCGGTGAAGGTGGAAGTGCTCTCGCGCTTCCGCTCATCCAAGGAACAGAAGGAGGTGCTCGAGGGACTCAAGGAAGGTACGGTAGACATTGTGGTGGGCACCCACCGGCTCACCTCCAAAGACGTGGCGTTCGACGACCTGGGCCTGTTGGTCGTGGACGAGGAGCAGCGTTTTGGGGTGCAGGCCAAGGAGAAGCTCAAGGAGTACCGGGCGACGGTGGATGTGCTGACCCTTACGGCCACCCCCATCCCCCGCACCCTGCAGTTCTCGCTCATGGGCGCGCGCGATCTGTCCATCATCAACACCCCTCCGCCCAACCGCCAGTCGGTGCAGACCGAGATTCACTCCTTTGACGAGGAGCTTATCCGCGACGCCATCCTCCACGAGGTCTCACGCGGCGGGCAGGTCTTCTTTATCCATAACCGCGTGAAGAATATCGAGGAGATCGCCTCCATGGTGCGTCAGCTCATTCCCGACGTGCGCGTACGCTTTGCCCACGGGCAGATGAGCTCCTCCAAGCTGGAGAAGATCATCGAAGACTTCTACGCCCACAAGTTCGACGTGCTCATCTCCACCAACATCGTGGAGAACGGCATCGACATTTCCAACGCCAACACCATGATCATCAACCGGGCCGACCGCTTCGGACTGTCGGAGCTGCACCAGCTCAGGGGACGTGTGGGACGCTCCCAGCGCAAGGCCTACTGCTACATGATCACCCCGCCCATACAGACGCTCACCGACGAGGCGCGCAAACGCCTGCTGGCCCTGGAGGAGTTCTCCGATCTGGGCGCAGGATTCAACATCGCCATGCGCGACCTCGACATTCGCGGAGCGGGCGACATCCTGGGGGCCGAGCAGAGCGGCTTCATCAACGAGGTGGGCTTCGAGCTCTACCAGAAAATCCTCAACGACGCCGTCCGCGAGCTCAAGGAGGAGGAGTTCAGCGAGGTATTCGAAGATGTGGAGGTGGATCTGGAGCTGCCGGAGACACAGGTGGAGCACGATCTGCCCGCCCTGCTGCCGTCGGACTTTGTGGCCGACAACGTGGAGCGGCTCAACCTCTACCGCAAGCTCTCGGGCGCCGATGAGCTGGAGGAGATCAACGACTGGAA from Balneolaceae bacterium harbors:
- the mfd gene encoding transcription-repair coupling factor; the protein is MALQTVSKKLESALPWKGMGEELESQGCLHLDHFVGSTPSLLAHRLQKRYRRIVVICPDHETAEFFKGDLDALEADNALLFPPTGRNPYDDQQITDSTRTVQRSEVLEEIQKHDTSLTVTSAEALFDKIISPEAFQQSSFTIRTGEEVAMEKLLEELADQNYESVRFVDMPGEFARRGGILDIFPYSGEYPIRLEFFGDEVDSIREFDPDSQRSVSYLNTARLVPDVTRLAQGGKQHLLSYFDEHTLLLALNESLTRADLENRFGEAAERYRELEKEGREDLLPPKELFLDPHTFGQVLEASTRIYLGGFSERRDDLWSWRLEAGPQPDFNGSIKLLRERIARLSEEDTETWILCDNEGQRDRFEELLGEPSEELRYHLAIETIHEGFILHDQKLAVFTDHQIFNRYHRPSTRRRRRADKGGISFKELRDLNKGDFVVHVDYGIGKFAGFRKITVRGVEQESVVLRYAEDSVLYVNVTSLHKIQKYSGKEGTQPRITKLGSGAWARKKAQTRSKVKDIARDLIELYAKRKSKKAFAYSEDNAWQTEMEARFEFEETPDQREAIEAVKDDMKSDTPMDRLVCGDVGFGKTEVAVRAAFKAVMDNKQVAVLVPTTILADQHYKTFAKRMKDFPVKVEVLSRFRSSKEQKEVLEGLKEGTVDIVVGTHRLTSKDVAFDDLGLLVVDEEQRFGVQAKEKLKEYRATVDVLTLTATPIPRTLQFSLMGARDLSIINTPPPNRQSVQTEIHSFDEELIRDAILHEVSRGGQVFFIHNRVKNIEEIASMVRQLIPDVRVRFAHGQMSSSKLEKIIEDFYAHKFDVLISTNIVENGIDISNANTMIINRADRFGLSELHQLRGRVGRSQRKAYCYMITPPIQTLTDEARKRLLALEEFSDLGAGFNIAMRDLDIRGAGDILGAEQSGFINEVGFELYQKILNDAVRELKEEEFSEVFEDVEVDLELPETQVEHDLPALLPSDFVADNVERLNLYRKLSGADELEEINDWKEEVEDRFGTLPQAAQNLLTSFVIKLYASRLFFKKVTVRSGRMWLVCPDPDSELGNEFYENRFQDILKALQELAPDKFEVVQKKDKVRFVVHDIDGLEDAATFLKDLHKERFREEVTLA